In Levilactobacillus brevis, a single genomic region encodes these proteins:
- a CDS encoding FAD-dependent oxidoreductase: MKVVIIGGVAGGMSAATRLRRLDENAEIVIFEKGPYVSFANCGLPFYLSGEISERSDLVVQTAAALQQRFNLDVRPNHEVTRILPAEHVVVVRHAGQEKRESYDKLILSPGAQPIMPNLPGVTPANRVYALRNIPDLDRIMAELQNDRVRRVLVVGGGFIGLEVAENLRLSGLAVTVVEQSDHVLPPLDPEMAAFVQAELSQNGVDVITNQGLTALEDDGQTAVLADGTRLATDLTIMAVGVRPASQLAQAAGLTLGLKGGIVVNDHYQTSDPDIYAVGDAIVVKQQLNGQDTLIALASPANRQGRQVADNLCGLKHPNRGSIGTAIVRVFKLVAAATGLNERQVKQLKLKYRVVHVRGNSHAGYFPGGTPMTLKLIFNPDSGKIYGAQGIGAQGVDKRLDVLATAIKGGLTITDLPELELTYAPPFGSAKDPVNMLGYAAMNVAEGLSRTIQWSELPERLAAGWRLLDVRDPDELSDGQFKQSLNIPLNQLRDRLGELDKQQPYVVSCFSGQRSYIAERLLRQHGFTVVNLDGAFALYHAVRPQDLVYD; this comes from the coding sequence ATGAAAGTCGTCATTATTGGTGGTGTAGCCGGCGGGATGTCGGCCGCGACCCGGCTGCGACGGTTAGATGAGAACGCTGAAATTGTGATTTTCGAGAAGGGACCGTACGTCTCGTTTGCCAACTGCGGGTTGCCGTTTTACCTATCCGGAGAAATTAGTGAACGGTCTGACCTTGTCGTGCAGACTGCGGCGGCCTTGCAGCAGCGGTTCAACCTAGACGTGCGGCCCAATCATGAGGTGACACGGATTTTACCGGCCGAGCACGTGGTGGTTGTTCGCCACGCTGGTCAGGAGAAACGGGAATCTTACGATAAGCTGATTTTATCACCGGGTGCGCAGCCAATTATGCCTAATTTACCGGGAGTGACGCCGGCCAATCGGGTCTATGCTTTGCGCAATATTCCCGATCTCGACCGGATTATGGCCGAATTACAAAACGACCGGGTCCGCCGCGTACTGGTGGTAGGTGGCGGCTTCATCGGGCTGGAAGTGGCCGAGAATCTGCGCCTAAGCGGTTTGGCCGTCACGGTGGTGGAACAATCTGATCACGTCTTACCACCGCTAGATCCCGAGATGGCGGCCTTTGTCCAGGCGGAACTCAGCCAAAATGGCGTTGACGTCATCACCAATCAAGGGCTAACGGCACTAGAAGACGACGGTCAAACGGCGGTATTGGCGGATGGCACGCGTTTGGCAACGGATCTGACCATTATGGCTGTGGGCGTTCGGCCAGCCAGTCAATTGGCCCAGGCGGCCGGATTAACCTTGGGCTTGAAGGGGGGAATCGTCGTTAACGACCATTACCAAACCAGTGATCCTGATATTTATGCGGTGGGGGATGCCATCGTCGTCAAGCAACAGCTCAATGGTCAAGATACCTTGATTGCACTGGCATCGCCGGCTAACCGGCAGGGTCGTCAGGTGGCGGATAATCTCTGTGGTCTGAAGCACCCGAACCGTGGGAGCATTGGAACGGCCATCGTCCGCGTCTTTAAGCTCGTTGCCGCGGCCACGGGGCTCAACGAACGCCAGGTCAAACAGCTAAAGCTTAAGTATCGGGTCGTTCACGTTCGTGGGAACAGCCACGCCGGCTATTTTCCTGGTGGTACGCCAATGACGTTGAAATTAATTTTCAACCCGGACTCCGGTAAAATTTACGGTGCTCAGGGAATTGGCGCGCAGGGCGTGGATAAACGCCTCGATGTTCTGGCCACGGCCATTAAGGGTGGCTTGACGATTACGGACTTACCAGAATTGGAACTGACCTATGCGCCACCGTTTGGCTCAGCAAAGGACCCCGTCAATATGTTGGGCTATGCAGCCATGAACGTCGCGGAGGGGTTGAGCCGAACCATTCAGTGGTCGGAACTCCCGGAACGGTTGGCGGCAGGATGGCGGCTATTGGATGTGCGGGATCCCGACGAATTAAGCGATGGACAATTTAAGCAGAGTCTGAATATTCCGTTGAACCAATTGCGTGATCGATTGGGTGAGCTGGATAAACAACAACCCTATGTGGTCAGTTGTTTCAGCGGGCAACGGAGCTATATTGCGGAGCGCCTTCTTCGGCAGCACGGCTTCACCGTGGTTAATCTGGACGGCGCCTTCGCCTTGTACCACGCCGTCCGGCCGCAGGACTTGGTGTATGACTAA
- a CDS encoding aldo/keto reductase — protein MPTITDTFTLNNGLKMPKVGFGTWQTRPGKETYDAVSNALKAGYRFIDTAKAYNNEQSVGEALRDSDVAREEVFVQTKLPAESKSYDAAMADFESSLTALNLDYVDSYIIHAPWPWMQMGSNHDAENRDVWRAMQDIYDSGRAKSVGVSNFNSHDLENLLTWDGLTVTPAVDQIQYYVGHTQESIVKTAEAHQITVQAYSPLATGGLVDSPELERVAGNYGVSIPQLALRYIVQKGVAPLPKGRSMAHVQANTALDFEINPKDMAFLDRLSDPNGWHPVGD, from the coding sequence ATGCCAACAATTACGGATACATTTACGCTGAATAACGGGTTGAAGATGCCCAAGGTCGGTTTCGGCACCTGGCAGACGCGGCCAGGTAAGGAAACTTACGATGCCGTCAGCAATGCCCTCAAGGCCGGTTACCGCTTCATTGATACGGCCAAGGCCTACAACAATGAACAGAGTGTAGGTGAGGCCCTGCGTGATAGCGATGTGGCGCGCGAGGAGGTCTTTGTCCAGACCAAATTACCGGCCGAATCCAAGTCCTACGATGCCGCCATGGCGGACTTTGAGAGTAGCTTAACCGCTCTGAATCTGGATTATGTCGATTCTTACATCATCCATGCGCCGTGGCCGTGGATGCAAATGGGCTCTAACCATGACGCCGAGAACCGCGACGTTTGGCGGGCCATGCAGGACATTTATGACAGCGGTCGGGCTAAGTCAGTGGGCGTTTCCAACTTCAACTCCCACGACCTGGAAAACTTGTTAACTTGGGATGGCCTGACGGTGACGCCCGCCGTTGATCAGATTCAATACTACGTTGGTCACACCCAAGAGTCGATTGTGAAGACGGCTGAAGCCCACCAGATTACGGTGCAAGCTTACTCGCCGCTGGCTACCGGTGGTTTGGTGGATAGCCCTGAGTTGGAACGTGTGGCCGGTAACTACGGGGTCTCCATTCCCCAGTTGGCTCTGCGCTATATCGTACAAAAGGGCGTGGCACCGCTACCTAAGGGCCGTTCCATGGCCCACGTTCAAGCGAACACGGCACTTGATTTTGAGATTAACCCTAAGGACATGGCCTTTCTAGATCGATTATCCGATCCGAATGGTTGGCATCCAGTGGGGGACTAG
- a CDS encoding LysR family transcriptional regulator, whose protein sequence is MELRVLRYFLMIVQEKNISKASARLHVSQPTVSRQLKELEEELGTTLFERGNRTIQLTTDGEYFANQARQILSLTDKTLANIHQEKDISGSVYVGSAEARSMLTVAQAIGHLNQRHPHVQINLVSMDAADIHQHLTSGVFDFGVVMEPIDKHDYDFIRLPGESRWGLLVKNTDPLARQTTVSLADVAQTRLIVPQQGGTARIHDLFGFEQADLNVVATYNLLYNASLLVSAGVGNALGLDGIINTNQSDLTFVPLSPRISSGSSFVWLKGQRLSAAAQALLAQLQDELTLAEN, encoded by the coding sequence ATGGAATTACGGGTCCTGCGTTACTTCTTGATGATCGTTCAGGAAAAAAACATCAGTAAGGCGTCCGCTCGCCTGCACGTGTCACAGCCTACCGTATCACGCCAGCTAAAGGAGCTGGAGGAAGAACTCGGCACGACGCTCTTTGAACGAGGAAACCGGACGATTCAGCTCACCACTGACGGCGAGTATTTTGCCAACCAGGCTCGGCAGATTCTTTCCCTCACCGATAAAACCCTGGCCAACATTCACCAGGAGAAAGACATCAGTGGGTCCGTCTACGTGGGAAGTGCCGAAGCCCGCAGTATGCTCACCGTTGCTCAGGCGATCGGCCACCTCAATCAACGCCATCCCCACGTTCAGATCAACCTCGTCAGCATGGACGCCGCTGACATTCATCAGCACCTGACCTCCGGCGTCTTTGACTTCGGCGTGGTCATGGAACCCATCGACAAGCACGACTACGACTTTATCCGGCTTCCCGGCGAGAGTCGTTGGGGGCTATTGGTTAAAAATACCGATCCCCTAGCCCGTCAAACCACGGTTAGTCTGGCAGATGTCGCGCAAACTCGACTCATTGTACCGCAACAAGGTGGCACTGCCCGGATCCACGACCTCTTTGGTTTCGAGCAGGCTGATCTCAACGTCGTGGCCACTTACAATCTGCTCTATAACGCTTCCCTGCTAGTGTCGGCGGGCGTCGGCAACGCCTTGGGATTGGACGGAATCATCAACACCAACCAATCCGATCTAACTTTTGTTCCACTAAGTCCGCGAATTTCATCGGGGTCTAGCTTCGTTTGGCTCAAGGGCCAACGGTTATCCGCCGCGGCTCAGGCGTTGTTGGCCCAGCTTCAGGATGAACTGACGCTTGCTGAAAATTAA
- a CDS encoding DUF2255 family protein, whose product MTWTAQRLRAFATADDLRISPFYSDGRTYGTPTWIWSVVVDGRLYVRAWHGQRSSWYQSAVRQRGGRMYLDGQNFKIKFVPVAVDSPLTTQIDRAYRQKYADSIYVLLMVQAGPQAATLEIQPSEG is encoded by the coding sequence ATGACGTGGACAGCCCAACGTTTACGAGCGTTTGCGACGGCTGACGATCTGCGCATCTCGCCATTTTATAGCGACGGTCGGACTTACGGTACGCCAACGTGGATCTGGTCCGTGGTGGTTGATGGCCGCTTGTACGTACGTGCCTGGCACGGTCAGCGTTCATCATGGTACCAGTCCGCGGTGCGTCAACGTGGCGGCCGGATGTATCTAGACGGGCAGAACTTTAAAATTAAGTTTGTACCGGTAGCCGTCGATTCACCGCTGACGACTCAGATCGATCGCGCCTATCGTCAGAAATACGCGGACAGCATTTATGTTCTATTGATGGTACAGGCGGGGCCGCAAGCGGCGACACTCGAGATCCAGCCCAGTGAGGGTTAA
- a CDS encoding MerR family transcriptional regulator, producing the protein MKINEAARQLQTSAWTLRYYEQIGVIAPVTRVSGIRDYTPGDIAQLREVLTLRDCGVKLAEIKQLLALEGAANTERVRQQLLQTRATELRHEIDRLQTSLGHLDDKIATLATPKQALVGNGTR; encoded by the coding sequence ATGAAAATTAACGAGGCGGCACGGCAACTACAGACCAGTGCCTGGACGTTGCGGTATTACGAACAGATCGGGGTGATTGCGCCGGTCACGCGGGTGAGTGGTATTCGGGACTACACACCGGGAGACATTGCCCAGTTGCGAGAGGTCCTGACGCTACGCGATTGCGGGGTCAAATTGGCAGAGATTAAACAGTTGTTGGCACTAGAAGGAGCGGCGAATACGGAACGCGTGCGGCAACAACTTCTCCAAACGCGCGCCACCGAATTACGCCACGAGATTGACCGTCTCCAAACGTCTCTGGGTCACCTCGATGATAAGATCGCGACTCTGGCCACGCCCAAGCAAGCGCTCGTTGGCAATGGTACGCGCTAA
- a CDS encoding DUF2255 family protein: protein MKAWTTAQLKAFTTADDMRVSPFYEDGKTYGTPTWIWSVVVGQHLYVRAWNGPHSRWYQAAKSQGAGRIHLADQDFDVAYVPVTTDDALTTAINQAYAAKYAGSPYLPPMLTAGPISATVRLDLK from the coding sequence ATGAAAGCATGGACGACAGCACAACTCAAAGCCTTTACTACCGCAGATGACATGCGGGTCTCGCCCTTTTACGAAGACGGGAAAACGTACGGGACACCGACCTGGATCTGGTCGGTTGTCGTGGGTCAACATCTCTATGTTCGGGCATGGAACGGGCCACACTCGCGGTGGTATCAAGCCGCCAAGTCGCAGGGAGCCGGGCGCATTCACCTAGCCGATCAGGACTTCGATGTCGCTTACGTCCCCGTGACAACCGACGATGCGTTGACGACGGCGATTAATCAGGCTTATGCGGCCAAATACGCTGGCAGTCCCTACTTACCACCAATGTTAACCGCTGGTCCAATTAGCGCGACGGTGCGGTTGGATTTGAAGTAA
- a CDS encoding NAD(P)H-binding protein, which translates to MTKIMIVGAHGAMAQLLTDRLLNETQVELTLFLRDAARLNRYADNPRVTLVDGDVKDTALVAKQMTGTDLVYSNLGGPDLADQTQSVLTAMKQTNTQRFVYISALGAHHEVPGKFGEWNEQAIAAFLPGFRKTAQLVADSGLTYTEIRPAWLTDNDEVDYEETQLGEDFQGTEVSRKSVADFTLKVITHQDTYQNASIGLDKAGTAGDQPSWI; encoded by the coding sequence ATGACTAAAATTATGATTGTTGGCGCGCATGGCGCCATGGCCCAGCTCTTGACGGACCGTTTATTAAATGAAACACAGGTAGAACTGACGTTATTTCTACGGGATGCCGCGCGGTTGAACCGGTATGCGGATAATCCCCGGGTCACGCTGGTCGATGGGGACGTTAAGGATACGGCCCTAGTCGCCAAGCAGATGACCGGAACCGATCTGGTCTACTCTAACTTGGGTGGCCCGGACTTAGCCGATCAAACGCAGAGCGTCCTGACGGCCATGAAGCAGACCAACACACAACGCTTCGTGTACATCAGTGCGCTGGGTGCCCATCACGAGGTTCCGGGTAAGTTCGGCGAATGGAACGAACAAGCCATTGCGGCCTTTCTACCGGGCTTCCGCAAGACGGCGCAGTTGGTAGCCGATTCCGGGCTCACCTACACCGAGATTCGACCGGCTTGGCTGACCGATAACGATGAGGTGGACTACGAAGAAACGCAACTGGGCGAGGACTTCCAAGGCACCGAGGTCTCACGTAAGAGCGTGGCTGACTTCACCTTGAAGGTCATCACTCATCAGGACACCTATCAGAATGCCAGCATCGGGTTGGACAAGGCCGGTACCGCCGGCGATCAGCCCAGCTGGATCTAA
- a CDS encoding amidohydrolase family protein, giving the protein MTVIDVFAHVLPPKFLAKMNAVHPQILDQFPYMKNALLTDLAQHRASLSADHQQILSLVNLNPEDFVDADQAAALCRFGNAELAELVRANRDVFPVGVAMLPLNNVPAALEIIDEQVAHSDALVGVQLFTQALGRPITDPTYEPIFAKLAEIGAPIWLHPVFDTHKTDNNLTFSWEYELTQAMYGIVAAKYFRKYPRLKVIVHHAGAMVPYFSQRIKYIQSAEDYADFQKFYVDTAILGNPQALDLAASFFGVDHVLFGTDSPFGIPPVGPTAVIEQAVQDMALTPVQKQAILHDNWHRLMGAMNK; this is encoded by the coding sequence ATGACCGTTATTGATGTATTTGCGCACGTCTTACCACCGAAGTTTTTAGCGAAAATGAACGCCGTTCACCCTCAGATTTTGGATCAATTTCCGTACATGAAGAATGCCTTACTGACGGATCTGGCCCAGCACCGCGCGTCATTATCCGCGGATCACCAACAGATTCTCTCGCTGGTGAACCTCAATCCGGAAGATTTCGTGGACGCTGATCAAGCGGCGGCACTGTGCCGTTTTGGCAATGCTGAACTCGCCGAACTGGTTCGCGCCAATCGGGATGTTTTTCCGGTCGGTGTGGCCATGTTACCGTTGAACAATGTGCCCGCCGCGTTGGAAATTATCGACGAACAGGTGGCCCATAGCGATGCGCTGGTCGGCGTGCAACTGTTTACGCAGGCGTTGGGGCGGCCGATTACGGACCCGACGTACGAACCAATCTTCGCCAAGCTGGCGGAAATTGGCGCGCCAATTTGGCTCCACCCGGTCTTCGATACCCATAAGACGGATAATAATCTGACGTTTAGCTGGGAGTACGAGTTGACCCAAGCTATGTATGGCATTGTTGCGGCGAAATATTTCCGCAAGTATCCGCGACTCAAGGTGATCGTCCACCATGCCGGTGCGATGGTGCCGTACTTCAGCCAACGCATCAAGTACATTCAGTCGGCCGAGGACTACGCTGACTTTCAGAAATTTTACGTGGATACGGCGATTCTGGGCAATCCCCAAGCGTTGGATCTGGCGGCCAGCTTCTTCGGTGTCGACCATGTGTTGTTCGGAACGGATTCGCCCTTCGGTATTCCACCAGTGGGACCGACCGCAGTAATTGAACAAGCCGTCCAAGACATGGCCCTGACACCGGTTCAGAAACAAGCCATCTTACACGATAATTGGCACCGATTGATGGGAGCGATGAACAAATGA
- a CDS encoding carboxymuconolactone decarboxylase family protein, with product MTIENEQRLQAWLPDDPDLAHIVGRLMTAVTTAPEAIEPGEASVIAIVTLTVQHTPQLIPQQVKLALQQGISAQQMLEAVYQLVPVVGLPKVQDALRAMHTVLPAAQPTPSTADEVGATVQQRLYGTEIKTLLHGLPANAGNDLPAWLTQHFFEDYYGRAGLTVAQRERYELMALITLNVDFQIKAHARGSLKAGNSEERLIWSALQLLPYVGFPLVINSVQRIHAAAVELNNQKEA from the coding sequence ATGACGATAGAAAATGAACAGCGATTGCAGGCGTGGTTACCCGATGATCCGGATCTGGCACACATCGTTGGTCGTCTCATGACGGCCGTGACAACGGCGCCGGAGGCCATCGAACCGGGTGAGGCCAGCGTCATTGCCATCGTTACGTTAACGGTGCAACATACACCACAATTGATTCCCCAACAGGTCAAGCTGGCCTTGCAACAGGGCATTTCTGCGCAACAGATGTTGGAAGCCGTGTATCAATTGGTGCCGGTCGTGGGTTTACCCAAGGTGCAGGACGCATTAAGGGCCATGCACACGGTCTTACCGGCCGCACAGCCAACACCATCTACGGCCGATGAGGTCGGTGCGACGGTCCAGCAACGCTTGTACGGGACGGAAATTAAAACGTTACTGCATGGTTTACCGGCCAATGCGGGTAACGATCTGCCGGCTTGGCTGACGCAACATTTTTTTGAGGATTACTACGGTCGCGCTGGTTTAACGGTCGCTCAGCGGGAACGTTACGAGCTCATGGCATTAATCACGCTCAACGTGGACTTTCAGATTAAAGCCCACGCACGCGGAAGCCTGAAGGCGGGAAACAGTGAGGAACGGTTGATTTGGTCGGCGCTCCAACTCTTGCCATATGTCGGGTTTCCGCTGGTGATTAACAGTGTGCAGCGGATTCACGCGGCGGCCGTCGAGTTAAACAATCAGAAGGAAGCGTAA
- a CDS encoding aldo/keto reductase: MDYVKFGNTGLDVSRLCLGTMGFGNASTGMFPWAVGEEQSEQVIKQALDLGINFFDTANIYSHGDSERFVGQALKKLANRDEIVLATKVFFTPEKAPNVAGLSRKAIFSQIDQSLKRLQTDYVDLYVIHRWDYNTPIEETMSALNDVVKSGKVRYIGASAMFAWQFEKAQAVAEQHGWTKFVSMQNHLNLLYREEEREMLPLCADQGIAVTPYSPLASGRLTRDWAGNTKRYATDDVARSKYDESQSLDMPIIHRVGELAEKYGVDRVQIALAWLLQEPTVTAPIIGATKPEHLQGAVKALDVHLTAADVQYLETPYRPHEVVGPFTVSQTDYQR, encoded by the coding sequence ATGGATTATGTAAAATTTGGCAACACGGGGCTGGATGTCTCTCGGTTGTGCCTAGGCACGATGGGCTTCGGTAATGCGTCGACGGGGATGTTTCCCTGGGCGGTTGGCGAAGAACAGAGCGAGCAGGTGATTAAGCAAGCGTTGGATCTCGGTATCAACTTCTTCGATACGGCGAACATTTACTCGCACGGCGATAGCGAACGGTTTGTAGGACAGGCATTGAAAAAGTTAGCCAACCGCGATGAGATCGTGCTGGCCACGAAGGTCTTCTTCACGCCGGAAAAGGCCCCCAACGTGGCGGGCCTGTCGCGTAAGGCCATCTTCTCGCAAATTGACCAAAGCTTAAAACGCCTGCAAACGGACTACGTCGATCTGTACGTCATTCACCGCTGGGACTACAACACACCGATTGAAGAGACCATGTCGGCGCTAAACGATGTGGTGAAGTCGGGGAAGGTCCGTTACATCGGTGCCTCGGCGATGTTTGCCTGGCAATTCGAAAAGGCCCAGGCCGTGGCCGAACAGCACGGGTGGACCAAGTTCGTATCGATGCAGAATCACCTGAACCTGTTGTACCGCGAGGAAGAACGGGAGATGTTGCCGCTATGTGCCGATCAGGGCATTGCGGTGACCCCGTACAGTCCGCTAGCTTCTGGTCGGTTGACCCGGGATTGGGCCGGCAACACCAAGCGCTATGCGACCGATGACGTGGCGCGGTCGAAGTACGATGAGAGTCAGTCGTTGGATATGCCGATTATTCACCGTGTGGGCGAACTGGCCGAGAAATACGGCGTGGATCGCGTGCAGATTGCGTTGGCCTGGTTGTTGCAGGAACCCACGGTCACGGCACCGATTATCGGCGCGACAAAACCCGAGCATCTGCAGGGGGCGGTCAAAGCGTTGGACGTTCACTTGACGGCGGCTGATGTGCAGTATCTGGAGACGCCTTACCGGCCGCATGAAGTCGTGGGTCCGTTCACAGTGAGTCAGACGGATTATCAACGTTAA
- a CDS encoding polysaccharide deacetylase family protein yields the protein MKRKWWLLGGCLALIALLAGGFVWSQSRPNTTSRPARHNRIQRQDASSTAIKEVKATPWIKLKQPLKLPILMYHSISSGNQLRVPKQQFAAEMAYLKQHHYRTLTTAEAIRALTTNTVPQKKIVWITLDDAYKDNLTNGLPVLKKYNLHATINVITGFTHKSNHLSLAQMKQMKASGHVDFASHTVQHLNLNALTTAQQKQELVKSKQWLDTQIDQHTAMLCYPAGRANATTHRLAKQSGYQIALTTQEGFATMQQGRYNLSRLRITPGMTTATFADLIVVTNH from the coding sequence ATGAAGAGAAAATGGTGGCTCTTGGGGGGCTGTCTGGCCTTAATTGCGCTACTAGCGGGCGGCTTTGTGTGGAGCCAATCACGACCGAATACGACCAGTCGGCCGGCACGCCACAACCGGATTCAACGACAGGACGCGTCATCCACGGCCATTAAAGAGGTCAAGGCAACCCCGTGGATCAAGTTGAAGCAACCATTGAAGTTGCCGATTTTGATGTACCACAGCATTTCTAGCGGCAATCAACTGCGGGTGCCCAAGCAACAATTCGCGGCGGAGATGGCCTATCTGAAGCAACATCATTACCGGACGCTGACCACGGCCGAGGCCATCCGTGCGTTAACCACCAACACCGTCCCGCAGAAAAAAATCGTCTGGATCACGCTCGATGATGCCTACAAGGACAACTTGACGAATGGGTTACCCGTTCTGAAGAAGTACAACCTCCACGCAACCATTAACGTCATCACGGGATTTACGCACAAAAGTAATCACCTTTCTCTCGCCCAAATGAAGCAGATGAAGGCGTCCGGTCACGTGGACTTTGCCAGCCATACGGTACAACACCTGAACCTCAACGCGCTGACGACCGCCCAACAGAAACAGGAGCTGGTCAAATCCAAGCAGTGGCTCGACACCCAGATCGACCAACATACGGCAATGCTCTGCTATCCGGCGGGGCGGGCCAACGCCACCACCCATCGCTTGGCTAAGCAAAGTGGCTACCAGATTGCATTGACCACCCAAGAGGGCTTCGCCACGATGCAGCAGGGGCGCTATAACCTCTCGCGTCTGCGGATTACACCCGGCATGACCACGGCCACCTTCGCCGATCTGATTGTCGTGACAAACCACTGA
- a CDS encoding site-specific integrase → MTQSYPYQDAFNRTLRQRSMAQATQDEYNATLTDFFKYLENFNPTYQRDHRVNQLQTPDVEQYLAMLVDARQIQNQTYNKVLSHLNVYFKFLFSHHWTPYLPTLDLKSKPKQAPQPLNYRWVDDLDQLLADGRLHVYTRLTLLLVAQGYPVQAFLQPHFTAKLDPHDWSPAAQRFLTELRAFLAPLQQRFQSNDWFLKQRAAADPHLTLPGLHKYLKPDEAVVGFALSPTVLYQGYLVNYLRRHPQMSDREAIAALHLEPDSIDYYRRLAQRAD, encoded by the coding sequence ATGACTCAATCCTATCCCTATCAAGACGCCTTCAACCGAACGCTCCGCCAGCGATCTATGGCCCAGGCGACCCAGGATGAATACAACGCCACGCTGACAGACTTTTTTAAATACCTGGAGAACTTCAACCCCACCTATCAACGCGACCACCGCGTGAATCAGCTCCAAACACCCGATGTCGAGCAGTACCTGGCCATGCTGGTGGACGCGCGGCAAATTCAAAATCAAACCTATAATAAGGTGTTATCTCACCTCAACGTGTATTTTAAATTTCTCTTCTCCCACCACTGGACACCTTACCTCCCCACCCTCGATCTGAAGAGTAAGCCCAAGCAGGCCCCTCAGCCGCTGAATTACCGCTGGGTCGATGACCTCGACCAACTGCTGGCTGACGGCCGGCTCCACGTTTACACCCGGCTGACCCTCTTATTGGTGGCACAGGGCTATCCGGTTCAGGCCTTCCTGCAACCTCATTTCACGGCCAAGCTGGACCCGCACGACTGGTCTCCCGCCGCGCAGCGCTTTTTGACGGAACTCCGCGCCTTTTTGGCACCGCTCCAACAACGCTTCCAGTCCAATGACTGGTTCTTGAAGCAACGGGCGGCGGCCGATCCCCACTTAACATTGCCCGGCCTACACAAGTACTTGAAACCCGACGAGGCGGTCGTTGGGTTCGCTCTGAGCCCGACCGTGCTGTACCAAGGTTATTTAGTTAACTATCTCCGGCGACACCCCCAGATGTCCGACCGCGAAGCGATTGCGGCGCTCCACCTCGAACCCGATTCCATCGATTATTACCGGCGTTTGGCCCAACGCGCGGACTAA
- the add gene encoding adenosine deaminase, whose protein sequence is MSQVNPFTADAVRQYPKVELHCHLDGSISLPALRKMAAVTGAELPASDTALRTLVSAPIDTVSLIDYLKRFQVVTDLMQTPEQLRIAGYDMVQTAAQDGLIYLETRFAPAIFTAKGLSIRDAIAATLDGLHAGTQAFGVPVNAIICAMRDRPLDECIEVFRTAAEFKDQGVVGLDFAGDEYNHPTIDLVDAIRAGQATGLPFTLHAGEAGPVDNVVVALTMGAKRIGHGVHMSGFPAAIAQTKEAGATIEICPTSNIQTKAVQSWADFPLSEFLSAGLKVTVNTDDRTVSNVTLTDEFVTLRKQFGLNWSLLERLTLNAIDAAFINEDQKEQLRQKVRAAQTTSA, encoded by the coding sequence ATGTCTCAAGTTAACCCTTTTACCGCAGACGCTGTTCGTCAGTACCCCAAAGTTGAATTGCACTGCCACCTCGACGGGTCGATTTCGCTCCCCGCGCTCCGTAAAATGGCAGCCGTGACCGGTGCCGAGCTGCCAGCCAGCGACACGGCGCTCCGGACCTTGGTATCGGCACCCATCGACACCGTCAGTCTGATTGACTACTTAAAACGATTCCAAGTCGTTACCGATCTCATGCAGACCCCGGAACAACTCCGGATCGCTGGCTACGACATGGTTCAGACCGCCGCTCAGGACGGTTTGATTTACTTAGAAACACGGTTTGCCCCTGCCATCTTCACTGCCAAGGGCTTATCCATCCGCGATGCCATTGCGGCAACGCTAGACGGCCTGCACGCGGGGACTCAGGCATTCGGTGTGCCGGTCAACGCCATCATCTGTGCGATGCGTGATCGGCCGCTGGACGAGTGTATCGAGGTCTTCCGAACCGCCGCTGAGTTCAAGGATCAGGGGGTGGTCGGCTTGGACTTCGCCGGCGATGAATACAATCATCCGACGATCGACCTGGTCGACGCCATCCGTGCCGGACAAGCGACGGGTCTGCCCTTTACCCTTCACGCGGGCGAGGCAGGGCCCGTCGACAACGTGGTCGTAGCCCTGACCATGGGCGCCAAACGCATTGGTCACGGTGTCCACATGAGTGGCTTTCCAGCTGCCATCGCGCAAACGAAGGAAGCCGGCGCCACCATTGAGATTTGTCCGACCAGTAACATCCAGACTAAGGCCGTTCAGAGCTGGGCGGACTTTCCCCTCTCGGAATTTCTCAGTGCCGGCCTGAAAGTCACCGTAAACACCGATGATCGGACCGTGTCCAACGTCACGTTGACCGATGAATTCGTCACACTACGTAAGCAATTCGGCCTGAACTGGTCACTACTGGAGCGCCTGACGCTCAACGCCATCGATGCCGCCTTTATCAACGAAGACCAAAAAGAACAACTACGTCAAAAAGTCCGGGCCGCGCAAACGACCTCGGCTTAA